DNA sequence from the Microcebus murinus isolate Inina chromosome 18, M.murinus_Inina_mat1.0, whole genome shotgun sequence genome:
TTCTGTGGTTGCTGGGCTTGTGAACGTTGCAGTATCTTTTGGCTTTCCACGtctctaaaatgtttttcaacCTGGGAGAGATCAGGCAACCAAGGTCAGAAACGGACACAGGCAAGCAGGGTTTCCCAAACGATCCAGCCTAGGCTTCAACAGCCCTGTCCCCCTATCCAGATGCCCTTGCCCTTGCTATTCCCAACCACAGGCAGGCGAGGCCCTCTTGTTTCAGCCACATTTTCTGCAGCTTCCAGTAAGACTGGTTAAAAGCTGAATCtacaaactaaaatataaaatgagggGAGATCAAAATGACCCAAACTACTTCTCCCTTCTTTATACAAGTACAGAATGCACAGCTGGTGgggaattactttttttttttttttttgagagagtctcaactctgttgcctgggctagagtgagtgccgtggcatcagcctagctcacagcaacctcaaactcctgggctcaagcgatcctgctgcctcagcctcctgagtagctgggactacaggcatgtgccaccatgtcaggctaatttcttctatatgtattagttggccaattaatttctttctatttatagtagagacgggttctcactcttgctcaggctggtttcgaactcctgaccacgagcaatgcgcccgcctcagccccccagagtgctaggattacaggcatgagccactacgcccagctggGAATTACTCTTACACTTTTCACACCTACAATATTGGTCGCTCAATAtccctaagagaaaaaaaaaggagtgtttttttataagtttgtttTCACAAATGCTATACCTCAATCTAGTAAGTCAGGTGACATAAGAGACACCAATAGCAACTGGTTTATACCAACCAGCCCTTCCTAGAAGGGCACCTGCAGCTGAGAAGCCAGCCTGGGATGGGAGGAATTGTTCAGGCCCCAAACCCTGGAATGGTCTGGCTAATTCCAAAAAGCCACATGGCAAAGGACACAGGACCAACCACTCACTTTATTCCACATCGCCCACTGGATCCATCCCCACAGGAGTGTCCAAGCCACAGCTGCAGAGCCCCAgtgcagggaaggcagggaggctaGGCAAAGGTGCTAGAGGTGGCAGGGATTATAGCACAATGCCCTGCTCTGATGCTGGAGGAGGGTTAAGGCCAAATAACCATCTCTCCCCTACAGTTTCCCAGCTCCTTTACTTACTATTTTGCGTACATGGCTCAGTGCACTCCCCTCTTTGCCTTTACAGTTTTCCACTTGATATGGGGGTGTAATAACAACTTCTTCCATGACTACGatgtttttttcttgccatttacAGTCTTTAATGctggaaggaaaagagaacagGTGAAATGTTACCTCTTGGAGGCACCTTGCACCTCTTGCCTGCTGAATAAATTACTCCAGAAGACTGACCCCAAGTTCCCAGCTCACCACTCAGCCAACAACTAGATGCCACAGCCCAAGAGAGGAGTAGCCAAGAAACACTGCCTGGGCACCACTGGCTAGGCAAGCAATGAAACTCATGCACATTATTCTGAAAAGAGCCCAGAACTGTTACTCTGAAGCATCAGGCACCTGGAGAACCACAAAAAATTTGATAGTAGCCCCAGAAGTGCCAATTAAATTCAGCTACAAATAGACAACTAGGCTCAGGCCACTAGATTCAACTTAGCCCAAGGCAGAGGCTGGCAAACTTATTTCTATCAAGGgtcacttagtaaatattttaggctttgcaggccatatggtctgtGTCACAACTACTGAACTCTATCACAAGAGTgtaaaagcagccacagacaatacataaacaaaaagaTTTTGCCCGCTGGagtagtttgccaacccttggcCTAGGGAGAAATACCACCTTTACAAAGCCAAGAAAACAAACTACACATCTTACTGTGATCTGTACTCTGGCCCCTATCACCTACAGTGGGAGCAGTTCCTCAAACTGGCCCCTCTAAATTATCAGACAGCTGGGCACTTGCCAGACTGGGAAACACATTCCAGTTCACACTTGGGGAACCCCAGGGCAGTTGATGCTACTAAGAGATTCCTTTGCATACCTGTAAATGTTCAGATAGTCACACCATGGCCTCAAACAGTTCTGATGCCAGCTGCCATCTGTGCACCAGACCCTGGTTAAATAGGGTAACAGAAGGCAGCGGGGGAGCAAGGGGTGTCAAATGTTCCAGTTTTTCAGCAGCTAGGGAAGCTGGTGGAGAGTCAAATGACTTCTGCTGTGACAAAATGCCTTTTAAGAGGTGGTAAGAGGTGGCCCTTCTGCTCTCCCTAACTCCTTGTGTTCATCTCAATCTATAATTGGGAAAACTGATATAACTTTTCCTTACTAAAACTGTACCAGCTTTTAGAGAAATGTACAACAGtaacaaaataatagaagaaagcTACTAGGTCTGGAAGGGACTCTTAAGGATAATGTAATCCAAAACCAAGTAGTACAGacaagaaactgaagcccagagaagatGACTTGTCCGTGATTATACTATTCTTCTGTGTGGAAAGTTGGCAATGAGCACCCACAGCTCTGGATGCTGGCATATTGCCAATACTCTACCCACTTCCCTAGGGGACTTTTAGGAAGACCACCACCCAAAAGTCTGCCACCAGACAGCAGAGCCAAATAGCATCACCCCTCTGCCAGGGACCCTTTGCCCCCCCGACTCACGTCTTGTGAATGGTCTGGAAGAGCTGCTGGCCCTCTAGGGAGACACCAGCGCTGATTGCATAGGCCTGGCTCagcttctcctctttctctgttcGTGCTTTGCTGGCAAGCtagggtgggagagaggaaagagactcAGAAAAGCATTTATCTTCATTCTTCCCAACAGTCAGTACCTAAGCTGAGG
Encoded proteins:
- the LSM12 gene encoding protein LSM12 → MAAPPGEYFSVGSQVSCRTCQEQRLQGEVVAFDYQSKMLALKCPSSSGKPNHADILLINLQYVSEVEIINDRTETPPPLASLNVSKLASKARTEKEEKLSQAYAISAGVSLEGQQLFQTIHKTIKDCKWQEKNIVVMEEVVITPPYQVENCKGKEGSALSHVRKIVEKHFRDVESQKILQRSQAQQPQKEATLSS